From a region of the Castanea sativa cultivar Marrone di Chiusa Pesio chromosome 10, ASM4071231v1 genome:
- the LOC142612406 gene encoding agamous-like MADS-box protein AGL104, with the protein MGRVKLEIKRIENNTNRQVTFSKRRNGLIKKAYELSILCDIDIALIMFSPSGRLSHFSGRRRIEDVFTRFINLPDQEREQSLHPTEKGRHFDIQNKEHLLRTLQQLRSENDIALQIANPTAVNSDIEELQQEIGRLQQQLQMAEEQIRVYEPEPAKITSIEELESCEKNLVDTMTRVMQRKEYLLSNHLSTYDPSSLQQGITASFDNEVVNWMPDGGHNHGHIFDASTSLSQLRELSSTVYDPFSQGTSSNTDPRSMGTNPSEGNFTSWSQAYNSTGHQHQQQHQHHSTALLSPTLFPHIQHGMVGPDISEMMRHEQVEIPLNSSHVQVDNEVANYDSKVHQLNNMQ; encoded by the exons ATGGGTCGTGTTAAACTGGAGATAAAGAGAATAGAAAACAACACAAATCGACAAGTTACATTCTCAAAGCGTAGAAATGGGCTCATTAAGAAAGCCTATGAGCTTTCTATCCTTTGTGACATTGATATTGCTCTCATCATGTTCTCTCCCTCTGGTCGTCTCAGCCATTTCTCGGGCAGAAGAAG GATTGAGGATGTGTTCACTCGTTTCATCAATCTCCCTGATCAAGAAAGAGAACA ATCTTTACATCCTACAGAGAAGGGCAGGCATTT TGATATTCAAAACAAAGAG CATTTGCTTAGGACCTTACAGCAACTAAGGAGTGAAAATGACATTGCTCTTCAAATTGCCAA TCCGACGGCTGTTAACTCTGATATCGAG GAACTTCAACAGGAAATTGGTAGATTACAGCAACAACTACAAATGGCTGAAGAACAGATAAg GGTATATGAGCCTGAACCAGCAAAAATCACATCTATTGAAGAGCTCGAATCCTGTGAGAAAAATCTTGTTGATACCATGACACGTGTTATGCAGAGAAAG GAGTATTTGCTGAGCAACCATCTATCAACTTATGATCCTTCCAGTTTACAG CAAGGGATCACAGCCTCTTTCGATAATGAAGTCGTCAATTGGATGCCGGATGGTGGACACAATCATGGACATATTTTTGATGCATCTACTTCTCTTAGTCAACTAAG GGAGCTATCATCCACAGTGTATGATCCCTTTTCGCAAGGAACAAGCTCAAACACAGACCCACGCAGCATGGGCACAAACCCAAGTGAAGGAAACTTCACATCTTGGTCTCAGGCCTACAACTCAACAGGGCACCAGCACCAGCAACAGCACCAGCACCACTCCACCGCTCTCCTGTCACCAACTTTATTCCCTCACATTCAG CATGGAATGGTGGGACCAGATATATCTGAGATGATGCGACATGAGCAAGTGGAGATCCCGTTAAACAGCTCGCATGTTCAAGTGGATAATGAAGTTGCAAATTATGACTCCAAAGTTCATCAGCTTAATAATATGCAATGA